The following coding sequences lie in one Silene latifolia isolate original U9 population chromosome 5, ASM4854445v1, whole genome shotgun sequence genomic window:
- the LOC141657199 gene encoding histone acetyltransferase MCC1 isoform X1, with product MLRSMVSRNSARRPCIAYRPIKPSDLEALEQLHLNLFPIRYESEFFCNVVNHNDIISWGAVDRNRPNAQSDELIGFVTIKIVLARESEISDLIRCDSGRTDQTLVYILTLGVVEAYRKFGIASALIGEVTRYARTIPTCRAVYLHVISYNNPAIFLYNKLSFKCVRRLHGFYLIDSQHYDAYLFVYYVNGGHSPCSPLKIRGFTMQWFHTRICYRELAVCVVNYLRTSLKSVTARLWRRDERKPWRWTKCKESCGLIAPQGKNLSIDGSAEFQRVIWRLESSSYRKRRLATWQSLTAL from the exons ATGTTACGCTCCATGGTATCCCGGAATTCTGCTCGCCGTCCTTGCATTGCTTACAGACCTATAAAACCTTCCGATCTTGAAGCTCTTGAACAACTTCACTTGAACTTGTTCCCCATCAG GTATGAGTCCGAGTTTTTCTGTAATGTCGTCAACCACAACGACATAATTTCTTGGGGAGCTGTTGATCGCAATAGACCCAATGCTCAAAGTGACGAACTTATTGGATTTGTCACTATAAAAATTGTTTTGGCCAGAGAATCAGAG ATCAGTGATTTGATTCGGTGCGACTCTGGAAGAACAGATCAAACTTTAGTATACATCCTCACCCTGGGTGTAGTTGAAGCATATAGGAAATTTGGTATAG CCTCTGCATTGATCGGAGAGGTTACGAGATATGCGCGAACCATCCCAACATGCCGAGCTGTCTATCTGCATGTGATATCTTATAACAATCCAGCAATCTTTTTGTACAATAAATTATCTTTCAAGTGTGTGAGGCGGCTCCATGGATTTTACCTCATTGATAGCCAGCACTATGATGCCTACTTGTTCGTGTACTATGTGAATGGTGGACACTCTCCTTGCTCACCTTT AAAGATACGGGGATTCACCATGCAATGGTTTCACACGCGTATTTGTTATAG AGAGTTGGCTGTATGTGTGGTCAACTATCTAAGGACTAGCTTGAAGTCGGTGACTGCCCGACTGTGGAGACGTGATGAGAGGAAGCCCTGGAGATGGACAAAATGCAAAGAGAGTTGTGGTCTCATAGCTCCTCAGGGCAAGAATCTCTCAATAGATGGTTCTGCTGAGTTCCAGCGTGT CATCTGGAGACTGGAGTCGTCCTCATACAGGAAAAGAAGACTGGCGACTTGGCAAAGCTTGACAGCATTGTAA
- the LOC141657199 gene encoding histone acetyltransferase MCC1 isoform X2, with translation MLRSMVSRNSARRPCIAYRPIKPSDLEALEQLHLNLFPIRYESEFFCNVVNHNDIISWGAVDRNRPNAQSDELIGFVTIKIVLARESEISDLIRCDSGRTDQTLVYILTLGVVEAYRKFGIASALIGEVTRYARTIPTCRAVYLHVISYNNPAIFLYNKLSFKCVRRLHGFYLIDSQHYDAYLFVYYVNGGHSPCSPLELAVCVVNYLRTSLKSVTARLWRRDERKPWRWTKCKESCGLIAPQGKNLSIDGSAEFQRVIWRLESSSYRKRRLATWQSLTAL, from the exons ATGTTACGCTCCATGGTATCCCGGAATTCTGCTCGCCGTCCTTGCATTGCTTACAGACCTATAAAACCTTCCGATCTTGAAGCTCTTGAACAACTTCACTTGAACTTGTTCCCCATCAG GTATGAGTCCGAGTTTTTCTGTAATGTCGTCAACCACAACGACATAATTTCTTGGGGAGCTGTTGATCGCAATAGACCCAATGCTCAAAGTGACGAACTTATTGGATTTGTCACTATAAAAATTGTTTTGGCCAGAGAATCAGAG ATCAGTGATTTGATTCGGTGCGACTCTGGAAGAACAGATCAAACTTTAGTATACATCCTCACCCTGGGTGTAGTTGAAGCATATAGGAAATTTGGTATAG CCTCTGCATTGATCGGAGAGGTTACGAGATATGCGCGAACCATCCCAACATGCCGAGCTGTCTATCTGCATGTGATATCTTATAACAATCCAGCAATCTTTTTGTACAATAAATTATCTTTCAAGTGTGTGAGGCGGCTCCATGGATTTTACCTCATTGATAGCCAGCACTATGATGCCTACTTGTTCGTGTACTATGTGAATGGTGGACACTCTCCTTGCTCACCTTT AGAGTTGGCTGTATGTGTGGTCAACTATCTAAGGACTAGCTTGAAGTCGGTGACTGCCCGACTGTGGAGACGTGATGAGAGGAAGCCCTGGAGATGGACAAAATGCAAAGAGAGTTGTGGTCTCATAGCTCCTCAGGGCAAGAATCTCTCAATAGATGGTTCTGCTGAGTTCCAGCGTGT CATCTGGAGACTGGAGTCGTCCTCATACAGGAAAAGAAGACTGGCGACTTGGCAAAGCTTGACAGCATTGTAA
- the LOC141657196 gene encoding uncharacterized protein LOC141657196 → MWLEVILGGALLYIIWSFFTDDDVLDIGTSDFNAIFSVASRLEKLYGGKAFIGLRIPDPDADSDTASRISIDLVVLTKREAVVVSVKNMSGFVSVNSDGSWMCISDHRQKEEHYPDPVAEVERQASVLKAYLEQRGVSLPEGFLSHKVITSNPKFRTLNPESFRPEVMQYDQWIHLKPESKGMFSGWIAGAFHSAKKEMQDSTREQLQFALSTAPMWDRLELKGSKYVLGEFEEFKGKHEDLDELQYIKRSKVDRMVVQKTSMFGLAPTRLQVLYAFRDYRKDGASGSEWKEVTVRSSTEVLFQPQDAKKVRKFKLSTVTSLTLSA, encoded by the exons ATGTGGTTAGAGGTTATACTAGGCGGAGCACTGCTCTACATAATATGGAGTTTCTTCACTGACGACGACGTTTTGGATATCGGAACCTCTGATTTCAACGCCATTTTCTCCGTCGCctctag ACTAGAGAAGCTTTATGGAGGTAAGGCATTTATCGGTCTCCGTATCCCTGATCCTGATGCCGATTCCGATACCGCTTCTCGTATCAGTATCGATCTGGTTGTCCTCACTAAAAG GGAGGCGGTTGTGGTTAGTGTGAAAAACATGTCAGGCTTTGTTTCGGTGAATTCGGATGGAAGTTGGATGTGTATAAGTGATCACAGGCAGAAGGAGGAGCACTATCCAGATCCT GTAGCTGAAGTAGAGAGACAGGCCTCTGTCCTCAAAGCATATCTTGAACAAAGAGGGGTTTCTCTTCCTGAAGGGTTTTTGTCTCACAAAGTCATTACTTCCAATCCCAAATTCCG AACACTCAATCCTGAAAGTTTTCGGCCCGAAGTCATGCAGTATGATCAGTGGATTCACCTTAAACCGGAATCCAAAGGCATGTTTTCCGGATGGATTGCAGGCGCTTTTCATTCAGCAAAGAAAGAAATGCAGGACTCTACACGTGAACAGCTTCAGTTTGCTCTGAGTACTGCGCCAATGTGGGATAG GTTGGAGCTTAAAGGTAGCAAATATGTTCTAGGAGAGTTTGAGGAGTTTAAAGGCAAGCATGAAGATTTAGACGAGCTGCAATATATAAAGAGGTCTAAAGTTGATCGGATGGTTGTCCAGAAAACATCTATGTTTGGCTTAG CCCCTACGAGACTTCAAGTTCTGTACGCTTTTCGTGATTATCGAAAGGACGGAGCTTCAGGGTCTGAGTGGAAGGAGGTGACTGTCAGATCAAGTACTGAGGTTCTATTTCAGCCCCAAGATGCCAAGAAAGTTCGCAAATTCAAGTTATCGACTGTTACTTCTCTGACACTGAGCGCTTAA